In Mixta intestinalis, the following are encoded in one genomic region:
- a CDS encoding pyridoxal phosphate-dependent decarboxylase family protein, which translates to MALVSAKTQNIATDRQNAATSSAFFFNQAQLEQYAQQTLSALALIRQQLQQTEKPFSGILPQELAPTLRAIDLDKPLGNEQAALNELSDVYLRDAVWFHHPKYVAHLNCPIVLPSLLAEQIMSAVNSSVDTWDQSAGGTLIEQKVIDWTLQRIGMPTGSDGIFTSGGTQSNLMAMLLARDSWCARQHPGYLIKQRGLPPEAGKWRIFTSKMSHFSIQKSTAILGLGYDAVIAVDHDDRYRMDAAKLEQAIQQCRQQGLIPVAVVATAGTTDFGSIDPLQAVSDICRHYQLWMHVDAAYGCGLLVSPQHRQRLCGIEHADSVTVDYHKSFFQTVSCGAFFVRDSQHLSHVTVHADYLNPLSAQQEGTPNLVNKSIQTTRRFDALKMWMTLRIMGAQKLGEAFDNVLALAQQTHRLLQAHPAIEVLHAPELTTQVFRFIPRPGLNAEVTDEVNAQIRKALFRSGNAVVAGTKVNGRQYLKFTLLNPATSVADMEEVIALIAHYGRELSQQHALSAANQ; encoded by the coding sequence ATGGCTTTGGTTTCCGCAAAAACACAAAATATCGCGACAGATCGCCAGAACGCCGCCACCAGCAGCGCTTTTTTCTTTAACCAGGCACAGCTGGAGCAGTATGCGCAGCAGACGCTAAGCGCGCTGGCGCTGATTCGCCAGCAGCTGCAGCAGACAGAAAAACCGTTCAGCGGTATTTTGCCGCAAGAGCTGGCCCCAACGCTGCGCGCCATCGATTTAGATAAACCGCTGGGTAACGAACAGGCCGCGCTGAACGAACTGTCCGACGTTTATCTGCGCGATGCGGTCTGGTTCCATCATCCAAAGTATGTCGCTCATCTCAACTGCCCCATCGTTCTGCCTTCGCTGCTGGCGGAGCAGATTATGAGTGCGGTAAACAGTTCGGTCGATACCTGGGATCAGAGCGCGGGCGGCACGCTGATTGAGCAGAAAGTCATCGACTGGACACTGCAACGTATCGGCATGCCCACCGGTTCGGACGGGATTTTTACCAGCGGCGGCACCCAGTCCAACCTGATGGCGATGCTGCTGGCGCGTGACAGCTGGTGCGCCCGCCAGCATCCGGGATACCTGATTAAACAGCGCGGCCTGCCGCCGGAAGCGGGCAAGTGGCGTATCTTTACCTCGAAAATGAGCCACTTCAGCATTCAGAAATCAACCGCCATTCTCGGCCTCGGCTATGACGCGGTGATTGCCGTTGACCATGACGATCGTTATCGCATGGACGCCGCTAAACTGGAGCAGGCGATTCAGCAGTGCCGCCAGCAAGGATTGATTCCGGTTGCGGTGGTCGCTACCGCTGGCACCACCGATTTCGGCAGCATCGATCCGTTACAGGCGGTGAGCGATATTTGCCGTCACTATCAGCTGTGGATGCATGTAGATGCCGCCTACGGCTGCGGCCTGCTGGTCTCACCGCAGCACCGTCAACGTCTGTGCGGCATTGAACATGCCGATTCAGTTACCGTCGATTACCACAAATCTTTCTTCCAGACCGTCAGCTGCGGTGCTTTCTTCGTGCGCGACAGCCAGCACCTGAGCCATGTAACGGTGCATGCCGACTACCTCAATCCGCTCAGCGCCCAGCAGGAAGGCACGCCGAATTTGGTAAATAAAAGTATTCAAACCACCCGCCGCTTTGATGCGCTGAAAATGTGGATGACGCTGCGCATTATGGGCGCGCAGAAGCTGGGCGAAGCCTTTGACAACGTGCTGGCGCTGGCGCAGCAGACGCATCGTCTGTTGCAGGCGCATCCGGCGATTGAGGTACTGCACGCGCCAGAGCTGACCACCCAGGTGTTCCGCTTTATTCCGCGTCCGGGCCTGAACGCGGAAGTGACAGATGAGGTTAACGCGCAAATCCGTAAGGCGCTGTTTCGCTCCGGCAACGCGGTTGTCGCGGGCACCAAAGTCAACGGACGTCAGTACCTGAAGTTTACGCTGCTTAATCCGGCAACCAGCGTGGCGGATATGGAAGAGGTTATCGCGCTGATCGCCCACTACGGACGCGAACTCTCACAGCAGCACGCCTTAAGCGCAGCCAATCAGTAA
- a CDS encoding lysine N(6)-hydroxylase/L-ornithine N(5)-oxygenase family protein translates to MNDTIYDFIGIGIGPFNLSLACLTAPLKEVNGLFLDQNPGFDWHTGMMLESAHLQTPFMADLVTLADPTSPFSLLNYMKQKGKLYSFYIRESFFLMRKEYNHYCQWACSQLNNLRWNTRVEYASYDESRECYQLHTVDTRSGERRSWLTRRLVLGTGPVAWLPECSRPLHDRVVHSSHYLVNKAKLQAQRSITVLGSGQSAAEIFYDLLSEIDRYDYQLNWVTRAPRFYPLEYTKLTLEMTSPEWIDYFHALPARKRDELNAGHKNLFKGINSSLINDIYDLMYIKQLDGDLKVRLFTNSTLTGLRRLPHDELELSLHQREQDQHYTRRTEGLVMATGYHYQPPQFIEGIASRLRWDEQGRYAVQRNYSIDRHNRVFVQNAELHTHGFVTPDLGMACYRNSVLIREITGREVYPVEQRIAFQTFPAESEQ, encoded by the coding sequence ATGAACGACACCATTTATGACTTTATCGGCATCGGTATCGGCCCGTTTAACCTTAGCCTCGCCTGCCTGACGGCACCGCTGAAAGAGGTTAACGGCCTGTTCCTCGATCAGAATCCTGGCTTCGACTGGCATACCGGCATGATGCTGGAGAGCGCCCACCTGCAAACGCCGTTTATGGCCGATCTGGTGACGCTGGCCGATCCCACCAGTCCCTTCAGCCTGCTGAACTACATGAAACAGAAAGGCAAGCTGTACAGCTTTTACATCCGCGAAAGCTTCTTTCTGATGCGTAAGGAATATAACCACTATTGCCAGTGGGCCTGTTCGCAGCTGAACAACCTGCGCTGGAACACACGCGTCGAGTATGCCAGCTACGATGAGAGCCGCGAATGTTATCAGCTGCATACTGTCGATACGCGCAGCGGCGAACGTCGTAGCTGGCTGACGCGCCGACTGGTGCTGGGCACCGGCCCGGTCGCCTGGCTGCCGGAGTGCAGTCGTCCCCTGCACGATCGCGTGGTGCATTCCAGTCACTATCTGGTAAACAAAGCGAAGCTACAGGCGCAGCGGTCTATTACCGTACTGGGTAGCGGTCAGAGCGCGGCGGAGATCTTCTACGATCTGCTGAGTGAAATCGATCGATATGACTACCAGCTGAACTGGGTGACGCGTGCGCCGCGCTTCTATCCGCTGGAATACACCAAGCTAACGCTGGAGATGACCTCGCCGGAGTGGATCGACTATTTCCACGCCCTGCCCGCCCGTAAGCGCGACGAACTGAACGCCGGACATAAAAACCTGTTTAAAGGCATCAACAGCAGCCTGATCAACGATATCTACGATCTGATGTATATCAAGCAGCTGGATGGCGACTTAAAAGTACGGCTGTTTACCAACTCGACGCTTACCGGCCTGCGCCGTCTGCCGCACGATGAGCTGGAGCTTTCGCTGCACCAGCGCGAGCAGGATCAGCACTATACGCGACGCACCGAGGGTCTGGTGATGGCAACCGGCTATCACTATCAGCCGCCGCAGTTTATTGAAGGTATCGCCAGCCGCCTGCGCTGGGATGAACAGGGGCGCTACGCGGTGCAGCGCAACTACAGCATCGATCGTCACAACCGGGTATTTGTGCAAAACGCCGAGCTGCACACGCACGGCTTTGTCACCCCCGATCTTGGCATGGCCTGCTATCGCAATTCGGTGCTGATTCGTGAAATTACCGGACGCGAAGTTTACCCGGTTGAACAGCGCATCGCCTTCCAGACCTTCCCGGCAGAATCGGAGCAATAA
- a CDS encoding GNAT family N-acetyltransferase — protein sequence MNTLYQCHRPAGEFTLRPMTAQDAPLIHRWVTQEYARFWGMQNDSLAQVSHFYQQLTADNPQAAIIGLCNGQPVFLMEFYRAQQDEIAQHYPARPDDYGMHILIAPAEKPVAQFSWQVFTTVMDFLFSQPQVRRVVVEPDVRNEKIHRLNKRAGFRYQHTIDMGHKTAWLAFCQREDYQQAQLQESLTMTTTSQFAHGQHLTGDSWALANRLLVRKAIAEFAHEKLIAPQPTAENSWQLAVPGGEAVYHFRARRLALDHWQIDPDSLEKSENGTPLPLDALQFIIEFNQQIGIPAAMLATYMEEITSTLCSSVYKLQKGNPDSAALVKADFQTVEASMTEGHPCFVANNGRIGFDARDYLAYAPEAAAPIRLVWVAVHVRNAHFSSIDALGYQQLMTEELGESTLAAFTDRLRALAVDPQDYLLMPVHPWQWQNKLLTVFAADIAARDIIWLGEGEDNYQAQQSIRTFFNRSQPTKRYVKTALSVLNMGFMRGLSPYYMATTPAVNQWLEGIVKQDPWLKQCNFRILREVAAIGYHNRYYERAIQGDSAYKKMFAALWRDNPLPQLQPGQRLMTMASLLHIDRHQQALLPALIADSGLAPEEWIDRYLTCYLSPLLHCFYQHDIVFMPHGENLILQFDNNVPVSAWMKDIGEEIAVLNPDAVLPEKAQRLAVEVPENLKILSIFTDVFDCIFRFISAILDESGTLPEARFWQRVAQCIQAYQQAHPQLASKFARYDLFAPTFALSCLNRLQLANNQQMINLSDPAENLKFAGELSNPIAVYAHR from the coding sequence ATGAACACCTTATACCAATGCCATCGTCCGGCGGGCGAGTTCACCCTGCGCCCCATGACAGCGCAGGATGCGCCGCTAATCCATCGCTGGGTGACCCAGGAGTATGCCCGCTTCTGGGGAATGCAGAATGATTCGCTGGCGCAGGTAAGCCATTTCTATCAACAGCTGACCGCCGATAATCCGCAGGCGGCGATTATCGGTCTGTGCAACGGCCAGCCGGTTTTTCTGATGGAGTTTTACCGTGCACAGCAGGATGAAATCGCGCAGCACTACCCGGCCCGGCCCGACGATTACGGTATGCATATTCTGATCGCACCTGCCGAAAAGCCGGTAGCGCAGTTCAGCTGGCAGGTATTTACCACGGTGATGGACTTTCTGTTCAGCCAGCCGCAGGTGCGGCGCGTGGTCGTTGAGCCGGACGTGCGTAATGAAAAAATTCATCGTCTCAATAAACGCGCCGGTTTTCGCTACCAGCACACCATCGATATGGGACATAAAACGGCCTGGCTCGCCTTTTGCCAGCGCGAAGATTATCAGCAGGCTCAATTGCAGGAATCCTTAACCATGACCACCACTTCTCAATTCGCTCACGGGCAACATCTCACCGGCGACAGCTGGGCGCTGGCAAATCGATTGCTGGTGCGTAAAGCCATTGCTGAATTCGCCCATGAGAAACTGATCGCTCCCCAGCCCACTGCGGAGAATAGCTGGCAGCTGGCAGTACCGGGCGGCGAAGCGGTTTATCATTTTCGCGCCCGTCGTCTGGCGCTCGATCACTGGCAAATCGATCCCGATTCGCTGGAGAAAAGTGAGAACGGCACGCCGCTGCCGCTGGATGCGTTGCAGTTTATTATCGAATTTAACCAGCAGATCGGCATACCCGCTGCTATGCTGGCAACCTACATGGAAGAGATCACCAGTACGCTGTGCAGCAGCGTCTATAAACTGCAAAAAGGAAACCCGGACAGCGCGGCGCTGGTTAAGGCCGATTTCCAGACGGTAGAAGCGTCAATGACCGAAGGCCATCCTTGCTTCGTTGCTAATAATGGGCGCATCGGCTTTGATGCGCGTGACTACCTCGCCTATGCGCCAGAGGCCGCAGCTCCAATTCGTCTGGTATGGGTGGCGGTACACGTGCGTAACGCCCACTTCTCCAGTATCGACGCGTTAGGCTATCAGCAGCTGATGACAGAGGAGCTGGGCGAAAGCACACTGGCAGCCTTTACCGATCGGCTGCGGGCGCTGGCGGTCGATCCACAGGATTATCTGTTGATGCCGGTTCATCCCTGGCAGTGGCAGAACAAGCTGCTGACGGTGTTTGCCGCCGATATCGCCGCGCGCGACATTATCTGGCTGGGCGAAGGCGAAGATAACTATCAGGCGCAGCAGTCTATCCGCACCTTCTTTAACCGCAGCCAGCCGACCAAACGCTACGTGAAAACCGCGCTGTCGGTGCTGAATATGGGCTTTATGCGCGGCCTTTCGCCCTACTATATGGCGACCACGCCCGCGGTGAATCAGTGGCTGGAAGGGATTGTTAAGCAGGACCCGTGGCTGAAGCAGTGCAATTTCCGCATCCTGCGCGAGGTGGCGGCCATCGGCTATCATAACCGCTATTATGAGCGTGCGATTCAGGGCGACTCGGCCTATAAGAAAATGTTCGCCGCGCTGTGGCGCGATAATCCGCTCCCCCAGCTTCAGCCTGGCCAACGCCTGATGACGATGGCTTCGCTGCTGCATATCGATCGTCATCAGCAGGCGTTGCTGCCTGCGCTGATTGCCGATTCCGGGCTGGCACCAGAGGAATGGATCGACCGCTACCTGACCTGCTATCTCAGCCCGCTGCTGCACTGCTTCTATCAGCACGATATCGTCTTTATGCCGCACGGCGAAAACCTGATCCTGCAATTCGACAACAACGTGCCGGTCAGCGCCTGGATGAAGGATATCGGCGAGGAAATTGCGGTGCTGAACCCGGATGCAGTACTGCCGGAGAAGGCACAGCGACTGGCGGTAGAGGTACCGGAAAATCTGAAAATCCTGTCGATCTTTACCGATGTCTTCGACTGCATTTTCCGCTTTATTTCCGCCATTCTCGATGAGAGCGGTACGCTGCCGGAGGCGCGTTTCTGGCAGCGCGTAGCGCAGTGCATTCAGGCATATCAGCAGGCGCACCCGCAGCTGGCGAGCAAGTTTGCCCGCTACGATCTGTTTGCACCAACCTTTGCGCTCTCCTGCCTGAACCGGCTTCAGCTGGCAAATAATCAGCAGATGATCAATCTGTCCGATCCGGCGGAGAACCTGAAGTTTGCGGGCGAGCTAAGTAATCCGATCGCCGTTTACGCGCATCGCTAA
- a CDS encoding MFS transporter: MAAYTPVSHLTFRHLLFPLSLVLFEFATYIAHDMIQPGMLLVTSEFHVGAEWVSTSLTAYLIGGIVLQWLLGPLSDKYGRRPVMLSGVLFFIVCCALTHWVASIQQFVALRFLQGASLCFIGAVGYAAIQEAFDEARSVRIMALMANVALLAPLAGPLAGAAFLTVGDWRTMFWLFAIIAALALIGLWRAMPETAGDRSVSVNLRSLGRTYLTLARERQIMSGSLAIGLVFIPILAWVALSPVILIKDEGLTRMDYALLQLPVFLAMIAGNLTLGKLANRLPIESPLRLGAWPILVGLGLAMVTSLLDRHSYLWLTAGLSIYAYGAGMVNAGLYRLTLFSSNAGKGSVAAMLGMVSIIAFALGIEVSKYGYFHGGAAWFSLINLVSGLLWLVLVTAFLRERKRRSRLNEAKDVADAT; the protein is encoded by the coding sequence ATGGCCGCCTATACCCCGGTTTCACACCTGACATTCAGGCATCTGTTATTTCCCCTCTCGCTGGTGCTGTTTGAGTTCGCTACCTATATTGCGCACGATATGATTCAGCCCGGTATGCTGCTGGTAACCAGCGAATTTCACGTTGGTGCCGAGTGGGTTTCCACTTCGCTGACCGCCTATCTGATTGGCGGCATTGTTCTGCAATGGCTGCTTGGCCCGCTCTCCGATAAGTATGGTCGTCGCCCGGTGATGCTGAGCGGCGTACTGTTTTTTATCGTTTGTTGTGCGCTGACGCACTGGGTTGCCTCTATTCAGCAGTTTGTCGCCCTGCGCTTTTTACAGGGTGCCAGCCTCTGCTTTATCGGTGCGGTAGGCTACGCCGCCATCCAGGAAGCATTTGATGAAGCGCGCAGCGTGCGCATTATGGCGCTAATGGCTAACGTTGCCCTGCTGGCACCGCTGGCTGGCCCGCTGGCAGGCGCGGCTTTCCTGACCGTCGGCGACTGGCGCACCATGTTCTGGCTGTTCGCGATTATCGCCGCGCTGGCGCTGATTGGTCTGTGGCGCGCGATGCCGGAAACCGCAGGCGATCGCAGCGTATCTGTCAACCTGCGCAGCCTGGGACGCACCTACCTGACGCTGGCACGCGAACGGCAGATTATGTCCGGCTCGCTGGCAATCGGGCTGGTATTTATTCCGATTCTCGCCTGGGTCGCGCTGTCGCCGGTGATTCTGATTAAGGATGAGGGTCTGACGCGCATGGATTACGCGCTACTACAGCTGCCGGTATTTCTGGCGATGATCGCCGGTAACCTGACGCTGGGGAAACTGGCGAACCGCCTGCCGATTGAAAGCCCGCTGCGTCTGGGCGCGTGGCCGATTCTGGTGGGGCTGGGGCTGGCGATGGTGACTTCGCTACTGGATCGTCACAGCTATCTGTGGCTGACCGCCGGGCTCAGTATCTATGCGTATGGCGCAGGCATGGTCAACGCCGGGCTTTATCGTCTGACGCTCTTTTCCAGCAATGCCGGTAAAGGCAGCGTGGCGGCGATGCTCGGCATGGTCAGCATTATCGCTTTTGCGCTGGGTATTGAGGTATCGAAATATGGCTACTTCCACGGCGGCGCGGCCTGGTTTAGCCTGATCAATCTGGTGAGCGGCCTGCTGTGGCTGGTTTTAGTGACCGCTTTCCTGCGTGAGCGCAAACGGCGCAGCCGATTAAATGAGGCTAAGGATGTTGCTGACGCCACCTGA
- the lpxM gene encoding lauroyl-Kdo(2)-lipid IV(A) myristoyltransferase (LpxM is lauroyl-Kdo(2)-lipid IV(A) myristoyltransferase, an enzyme characterized in Escherichia coli and involved in biosynthesis of the form of lipid A found in that species and some closely related species.) yields the protein MENSKKNNTEFIPTFQKSFLMPKYWGAWLGIGAFAGMALLPPALRDPILGAAGRLAGRFAKSARRRAQINLLYCLPELSEAERETIIDEMFATAPQSMVMMAELAMRKPQRVRERVRWHGKEIIESMKAEKQNVIFLVPHGWAVDIPAMLLASEGQKMAAMFHNQSNQLFDYIWNYVRRRFGGRMHARNDGIKPFISSVRQGYWGYYLPDQDHGAEHSEFVDFFATYKATLPAVGRLMKVCRARVVPLFPVYNSKTHQLDIYIRPPMDDLLEADDRTLARRMNEEVEIFVRPNPEQYTWILKLLKTRREGEIEPYRRKDLYPRR from the coding sequence ATGGAAAACAGCAAGAAAAACAATACAGAATTTATCCCTACCTTTCAGAAGTCCTTCCTGATGCCGAAATACTGGGGTGCCTGGCTGGGTATCGGTGCGTTTGCCGGAATGGCACTGTTGCCGCCTGCATTGCGCGATCCCATTCTTGGCGCAGCGGGACGTCTTGCTGGACGCTTTGCCAAAAGCGCTCGCCGCCGGGCGCAAATCAACCTGCTTTATTGTCTGCCGGAGCTGTCTGAAGCCGAGCGGGAAACCATTATTGATGAGATGTTTGCCACCGCGCCGCAGTCGATGGTGATGATGGCTGAGCTGGCGATGCGTAAACCGCAGCGGGTACGCGAGCGGGTTCGCTGGCACGGTAAAGAGATTATCGAGTCAATGAAGGCAGAAAAACAGAACGTGATTTTTCTGGTGCCGCACGGCTGGGCGGTGGATATCCCGGCGATGCTGCTGGCCTCCGAAGGGCAGAAAATGGCGGCGATGTTCCACAATCAAAGTAATCAGCTGTTCGATTATATCTGGAACTATGTGCGTCGGCGTTTTGGCGGCAGGATGCACGCACGCAACGATGGCATCAAGCCCTTTATCAGTTCGGTGCGCCAGGGGTACTGGGGCTACTACTTACCCGATCAGGATCATGGCGCTGAACACAGCGAGTTTGTTGATTTCTTTGCCACCTATAAGGCTACGCTGCCCGCGGTAGGCCGCCTGATGAAGGTGTGCCGCGCACGCGTGGTGCCGCTGTTCCCGGTGTATAACAGCAAGACGCATCAGCTGGATATCTATATTCGCCCGCCGATGGACGATCTGCTGGAGGCGGACGATCGTACGCTGGCGCGGCGGATGAATGAAGAGGTTGAGATTTTTGTACGCCCGAACCCGGAGCAGTACACCTGGATCCTCAAGCTGCTGAAAACACGGCGTGAAGGGGAAATCGAACCCTACCGACGTAAAGATCTTTATCCGCGCCGCTGA
- the mepM gene encoding murein DD-endopeptidase MepM — MQQIARSVALAFNNLPRPHRVMLGSLTVVTLAVAVWRPYVYHPGETSPIVKTIEIDKEELRSLLPEASEPLDQPAPAPEDDLPKDEIDQDVTAESGTHDYVVSSGDTLSSILNQYGIDMGEINQLVKTDNALRSLQVGQQISWTLTDDGELKRLSWEMSRRETRTYDRVGNGFRMSSEMQKGEWKNSVLTGVVNGSFVTSAQNAGLSSAEISSVIKALQWQMDFRKLRAGDRFSVLMSREELDGKKEQSQLLGVRLRTGGRDYYAIRAEDGKFYDRSGSGLARGFMRFPTVKQYRVSSNFNPRRLNPVTGRVAPHKGVDFAVPNGTPVLAVGDGEVVQAKYSSGAGNYVAIRHGRQYMTRYMHMSRLLVKPGDKVKRGDRIGLSGSTGRSTGPHIHYEIWINNQAVNPLTAKLPRTEGLTGKDRSAYLAQVREVLPQLKLK; from the coding sequence GTGCAACAGATAGCCCGCTCTGTCGCTCTGGCATTTAATAACCTGCCACGGCCCCATCGCGTAATGCTTGGGTCGCTTACCGTGGTTACTTTGGCCGTCGCTGTCTGGCGGCCTTATGTTTATCATCCGGGTGAAACCTCACCCATTGTGAAAACCATTGAGATTGATAAAGAAGAGTTGCGTTCGCTGCTGCCTGAGGCCAGCGAACCGCTCGATCAGCCCGCACCTGCGCCGGAAGACGATCTGCCGAAAGATGAAATAGATCAGGACGTCACGGCGGAAAGCGGTACCCATGATTATGTGGTTTCCAGCGGCGATACGCTGAGCAGCATCCTTAATCAGTACGGTATCGATATGGGCGAGATCAACCAGCTGGTGAAGACAGATAACGCTCTGCGCAGCTTGCAGGTGGGGCAGCAGATCTCCTGGACGCTCACCGATGACGGCGAGCTGAAACGCCTGAGCTGGGAGATGTCGCGTCGGGAAACCCGCACTTACGATCGCGTTGGTAACGGCTTCAGGATGTCCAGCGAGATGCAAAAGGGCGAATGGAAAAACAGCGTGCTGACCGGCGTGGTAAACGGCAGCTTCGTGACCAGCGCGCAAAATGCCGGGCTGAGCAGTGCTGAAATCAGCAGCGTCATCAAAGCGCTACAGTGGCAGATGGACTTTCGCAAACTGCGTGCCGGTGACCGCTTTAGCGTACTGATGTCGCGGGAAGAGCTGGATGGTAAAAAGGAGCAGAGCCAGCTGTTAGGCGTGCGTCTGCGTACCGGCGGGCGCGATTATTACGCTATCCGCGCCGAAGACGGTAAGTTTTACGATCGCAGCGGCTCTGGTCTGGCGCGCGGCTTTATGCGTTTTCCTACCGTGAAGCAGTATCGTGTCTCCTCCAATTTCAATCCGCGCCGTTTGAACCCGGTGACCGGGCGCGTTGCGCCGCATAAGGGCGTCGATTTTGCGGTGCCGAACGGAACACCTGTGCTGGCGGTGGGTGATGGCGAAGTGGTGCAGGCGAAATACAGTTCCGGTGCCGGTAATTATGTCGCTATTCGTCATGGACGCCAGTATATGACGCGCTATATGCACATGAGCCGCCTGCTGGTGAAACCGGGCGATAAGGTGAAGCGCGGCGATCGTATTGGGCTTTCCGGTAGTACCGGACGCTCTACCGGTCCGCATATTCACTATGAAATCTGGATCAATAATCAGGCGGTGAATCCGCTGACGGCTAAGCTGCCGCGTACGGAAGGGCTGACCGGTAAAGATCGTTCCGCCTACCTTGCGCAGGTCAGGGAAGTGCTGCCGCAGCTGAAGCTAAAATAA
- the znuA gene encoding zinc ABC transporter substrate-binding protein ZnuA, with protein MLQNKKALFSLLLPLGVAASLSAPASAAVVASIKPLGFIASAIAEGVTPVDVLLPDGASEHDYALRPSDVKRLQDADLVVWIGPEMEAFISKTASAFPAQKNLELANLPEVKPLLITGAEDEDEEHEEDEQHHDAAHEHHHHGQYNMHLWMSPEIARQSAVAIHAKLLELMPHSRAKLDANLQHFESQLTKSDEQIARQLAPVKGKGYFVFHDAYSYFEKHYGLTPLGHFTVNPEIQPGAQRLHQIRTQLVEHKATCVFAEPQFRPAVIDAVARGTQVRKGTLDPLGMGISLGKDSYVKFLSQLSSQYESCLKGA; from the coding sequence ATGTTACAGAATAAAAAGGCATTGTTTTCCCTGCTCTTACCCCTTGGCGTTGCCGCTTCGCTAAGCGCGCCCGCCAGTGCAGCGGTGGTCGCCTCGATCAAGCCGCTGGGCTTCATCGCTTCTGCCATTGCAGAGGGCGTAACGCCGGTAGATGTTTTGCTGCCGGATGGGGCTTCTGAACACGACTATGCGCTGCGTCCATCTGACGTCAAACGCTTGCAGGACGCGGATCTTGTTGTCTGGATTGGACCGGAAATGGAAGCCTTTATCAGCAAAACCGCCAGTGCGTTTCCCGCACAGAAAAACCTTGAGTTAGCCAATTTACCAGAGGTTAAACCGCTGCTAATTACCGGCGCGGAAGATGAGGATGAGGAGCATGAGGAAGATGAGCAACATCATGACGCCGCGCATGAACATCATCATCATGGACAATATAATATGCATCTGTGGATGTCCCCGGAAATAGCGCGCCAATCTGCGGTTGCAATCCACGCAAAATTATTGGAACTTATGCCGCATAGCAGAGCCAAACTGGACGCGAACCTGCAACATTTTGAGTCACAATTGACGAAAAGCGACGAGCAGATAGCGCGTCAGCTGGCACCCGTTAAAGGAAAGGGATATTTCGTTTTTCACGATGCCTATAGTTATTTTGAAAAACACTACGGTCTCACGCCGCTTGGCCATTTTACCGTGAATCCTGAAATTCAACCGGGTGCGCAGCGTTTACATCAAATTCGAACACAGTTGGTTGAGCATAAAGCGACCTGCGTTTTTGCTGAGCCACAATTCAGACCAGCGGTCATCGATGCCGTTGCCAGAGGGACACAGGTACGTAAAGGTACGCTCGATCCACTGGGAATGGGCATCAGCTTAGGAAAGGACAGTTATGTGAAATTCCTCTCACAGCTGTCGAGCCAGTATGAAAGCTGCCTGAAAGGAGCATGA
- the znuC gene encoding zinc ABC transporter ATP-binding protein ZnuC, whose product MTTLISLENISVSFGQRQVLSNISLSLQPGRILTLLGPNGAGKSTLVRVVLGLIAPDSGTITRDDPLRIGYVPQKLHLDATLPLTVDRFLRLRPATRKADVLPALKRVQAGHLQFAPMQKLSGGEAQRVLLARALLNQPRVLVLDEPTQGVDVNGQVALYDLINQLRLELNCAVLMVSHDLHLVMAKTDEVLCLNHHICCSGTPEAVSRHPEFIAMFGPRGAEQLAIYRHHHNHRHDLQGRIVLRKGTGK is encoded by the coding sequence ATGACAACATTAATCAGCCTGGAAAATATTTCCGTCAGCTTTGGTCAGCGTCAGGTATTGTCAAATATCTCATTATCACTGCAACCTGGACGCATTTTGACGCTGCTCGGCCCCAACGGTGCCGGTAAATCGACCCTGGTACGCGTGGTGCTGGGCCTGATCGCGCCGGACAGCGGTACAATTACGCGCGATGATCCGCTGCGTATCGGCTACGTGCCGCAAAAACTGCATCTTGATGCCACCCTGCCGTTAACCGTCGATCGGTTTTTACGTTTGCGTCCGGCGACGCGCAAGGCAGATGTGTTACCCGCGCTCAAGCGGGTTCAGGCGGGACATTTGCAGTTTGCGCCAATGCAGAAACTCTCCGGCGGCGAGGCACAGCGCGTGCTGCTGGCGCGGGCGCTGCTGAATCAACCGCGCGTACTGGTGCTGGATGAGCCGACGCAGGGCGTTGACGTAAATGGACAGGTAGCGCTCTATGATCTGATCAATCAGCTACGGCTGGAGCTTAACTGCGCCGTGCTGATGGTGTCACATGACCTGCACCTGGTGATGGCGAAAACCGATGAGGTGCTCTGCCTTAACCACCATATCTGCTGTTCCGGCACGCCGGAAGCGGTTTCCCGTCACCCCGAATTTATCGCCATGTTTGGCCCACGCGGTGCCGAGCAGCTGGCAATTTATCGCCATCACCATAATCATCGTCACGATTTACAGGGGCGGATTGTTTTGCGCAAAGGAACAGGAAAATAA